Proteins from a genomic interval of Corythoichthys intestinalis isolate RoL2023-P3 chromosome 3, ASM3026506v1, whole genome shotgun sequence:
- the kctd9a gene encoding BTB/POZ domain-containing protein KCTD9a has product MRRVTLFVNGTSKNGKVVAVYGALSDLLSVASNKLGIKASCLYNGKGGLIDDIGLIRDDDVLYVSEGDPFIEFQNEVQVVTEQQMAHTDWLTLNIGGRLFTTTRSTLVSKEPESMLAHMFREKDVWGNKQDEHGAYLIDRSPEYFEPILNYLRHGQLIINEGINIRGVLEEARFFGIEQLADQLELVIKNSQPPEDHSPISRKEFVRFLLATPTKSELRCQGLNFSGADLSRLDLRYINFKMANLSRCNLTHANLCCSNLERADLSGANLDGANLQGVKMLCSNAEGASLKGCNFEDPSGLKANLEGANLKGVDMEGSQMTGINLRVATLKNAKLKNCNLRGATLAGTDLENCDLSGCDLQEANLRGSNVKGAIFEEMLTPLHMSQSVR; this is encoded by the exons ATGAGAAGAGTCACGTTATTTGTCAACGGGACTTCTAAAAACGGCAAG GTTGTAGCAGTGTATGGAGCCTTGTCGGACTTACTATCTGTAGCCAGCAATAAATTAGGAATCAAAGCATCTTGTTTATACAATGGAAAGGGAGGTCTGATTGATGACATTGGCCTAATCag AGACGATGACGTGCTGTATGTCTCGGAAGGTGATCCATTTATTG AATTTCAAAATGAAGTACAAGTTGTAACTGAACAACAAATGGCTCACACTGACTGGTTAACCCTCAATATCGGTGGTCGTCTCTTCACCACTACCAG GAGTACTCTGGTCAGCAAAGAGCCAGAGAGTATGCTTGCTCACATGTTTCGAGAGAAAG ACGTGTGGGGAAACAAGCAAGATGAGCATGGAGCCTACCTCATTGACCGCAGCCCTGAGTACTTCGAGCCTATTCTTAACTACCTGAGACATGGCCAACTCATTATCAACGAGGGAATAAATATAAGAG GTGTTCTTGAGGAGGCTCGCTTTTTTGGAATTGAGCAACTTGCCGATCAGTTGGAATTGGTCATCAAG AATTCACAGCCACCGGAGGACCATTCTCCCATTTCCCGCAAGGAGTTTGTGCGTTTTCTTTTGGCCACACCCACCAAGTCTGAACTCCGTTGCCAG GGTCTTAATTTCAGTGGCGCCGATCTGTCCCGACTTGATTTGCGCTACATTAATTTCAAGATGGCGAATCTCAGCCGCTGCAATCTGACGCATGCCAATTTGTGTTGTTCCAATTTGGAGAGGGCCGATCTGTCCGGCGCCAACCTGGAT GGTGCCAACTTACAAGGCGTGAAGATGCTTTGCTCCAATGCAGAGGGAGCGTCTCTTAAAGGATGCAACTTTGAAGATCCGTCTGGGCTGAAGGCCAACCTGGAGG GTGCAAACCTGAAAGGAGTCGACATGGAAGGAAGTCAAATGACTGGTATTAACCTACGGGTGGCCACTCTGAAAAATGCAAAGCTGAAAAACTGCAACCTGCGGGGCGCCACTTTAGCAGGAACAGATCTCGAG AACTGCGATTTGTCTGGCTGTGACTTACAAGAGGCCAACCTGAGGGGTTCCAATGTTAAAGGAGCTATTTTTGAGGAGATGTTGACGCCACTACACATGTCGCAAAGTGTTCGATAA